In the genome of Vicia villosa cultivar HV-30 ecotype Madison, WI linkage group LG7, Vvil1.0, whole genome shotgun sequence, one region contains:
- the LOC131620482 gene encoding inorganic pyrophosphatase TTM2-like isoform X1, translating into MANDTSSCDFHNKRLGLLKDQVHLVKRKDSNRYEIAAIQDQLSFEKGFFIVIRACQLLAQKNDGIILVGVAGPSGAGKTIFTEKILNFMPSVAVISMDNYNDASRIVDGNFDDPRLTDYDTLLQNLQDLKEGKTVQVPIYDFKSSSRVGYRTVEPPTSNIVIIEGIYALSEKLRTLLDLRVSVTGGVHLDLVKRVIRDIQRAGQEPEEIIHQISETVYPMYKAFIEPDLKTAHIKITNKFNPFTGFQSPTYILKSAKTVAVDQIKAVLSEDCLETTEQTYDIYLLPPGEDPETCQSYLRMRNKDGKYSLMFEEWVTDNPFVISPRITFEVSVRLLGGLMALGYTIATILKRNSHVFSDDKVCVKLDWLEQLNRHYVQVQGRDRLVLKEIGDQLGLEGSYIPRTYIEQIQLERLVNEVMALPEDLKTKLSLDEDLVSSPKEALSRASADRVAMRNENMRSGLSQSYTSQRDKNAAKVNGYFTNNRGFGERNSDSSTTQLNQRAISQLSEQISALNDRMDEFTNRIEELNSKLTIRNKSPSQPNMLAQAEVCNGSAPTSYFINSLGNGSITGYKMPHSSSTSQLNKESPLIDEISGITRGQRQIMHQMDNLNNLLRGGIGERSQQTRINNKSIVTDLNYVGASIVVVVAVGCLGIFLTRK; encoded by the exons ATGGCAAATGATACTTCAAGTTGTGATTTTCATAATAAACGTCTTGGTCTTTTAAAAGATCAAGTTCATTTGGTGAAAAGGAAGGATTCTAATCGCTATGAGATTGCTGCGATACAAGATCAACTATCATTTGAGAAGGGGTTTTTTATAGTCATTCGTGCGTGCCAATTGTTAGCACAAAAGAATGATGGAATAATATTGGTTGGGGTGGCGGGTCCTTCGGGAGCGGGGAAGACTATATTTACTGAAAAGATACTCAATTTCATGCCTAGTGTTGCTGTTATTTCAATGGATAATTACAATGATGCTAGTCGAATTGTTGATGGAAACTTCGATG ATCCACGCTTAACTGACTATGACACATTGCTCCAGAATTTACAAGATTTGAAGGAAGGAAAGACTGTCCAGGTTCCGATATACGATTTCAAGTCCAGTTCACGCGTAGGATACAG GACTGTAGAACCCCCGACTTCCAATATTGTGATTATAGAAGGTATCTATGCCTTGAGTGAGAAGTTGCGAACTTTGCTGGACCTTCGAGTTTCTGTTACAGGTGGAGTTCACCTTGACCTTGTAAAGCGAGTTATACGTGACATTCAACGTGCTGGCCAAGAGCCTGAAGAAATCATTCATCAAATATCTGAGACG GTATATCCTATGTATAAGGCTTTCATTGAGCCAGATCTCAAGACCGCGCATATAAAAATCACCAACAAATTTAATCCATTTACTGGATTCCAGAGCCCGACTTACATATTAAAG TCAGCAAAGACTGTAGCAGTTGACCAAATTAAAGCTGTTCTCTCTGAAGATTGTCTGGAAACAACTGAGCAAACTTATGATATATATCTTCTACCTCCTGGTGAAGATCCAGAAACATGCCAATCGTATTTAAGGATGCGAAACAAGGATGGGAAATACAGTCTTATGTTTGAG GAATGGGTGACAGACAATCCCTTTGTCATATCGCCGAGAATTACTTTTGAGGTCAGTGTGCGCCTCCTTGGTGGACTAATGGCCTTGGGATACACGATAGCTACTATCCTTAAGAGAAACAGCCATGTCTTTTCTGATGATAAGGTTTGTGTGAAACTAGATTGGCTTGAGCAACTTAATCGACATTATGTTCAG GTACAAGGGAGAGATCGCTTAGTTTTGAAAGAGATTGGAGATCAGCTGGGTCTCGAAGGTTCCTACATTCCTCGTACTTACATTGAGCAAATTCAACTTGAAAGGCTTGTGAATGAGGTTATG GCTCTACCAGAAGATTTGAAGACAAAGCTCAGCCTGGATGAGGATTTGGTTTCAAGCCCCAAAGAAGCACTTTCTAGAGCTTCTGCTGACAGGGTTGCCATGAGAAATGAGAATATGAGAAG TGGATTGTCACAGTCATATACAAGTCAAAGGGACAAAAATGCAGCCAAAGTTAATGGATATTTTACCAACAATCGAGGATTTGGTGAAAGAAATTCAGATTCCTCCACAACACAATTAAATCAG AGAGCCATTAGTCAGCTTTCAGAACAGATTTCCGCCCTCAATGATAGAATGGATGAATTTACAAATCGGATTGAAGAGCTGAATAGCAAGCTGACCATTAGAAATAAGTCTCCAAGCCAACCAAATATGTTAGCTCAAGCCGAAGTCTGCAATGGTTCTGCTCCCACGTCTTACTTCATCAACAGTTTGGGCAATGGTAGCATAACTGGTTATAAGATGCCACATTCCTCGTCTACATCCCAATTAAATAAGGAGTCTCCCTTAATAGATGAG ATATCGGGCATCACACGTGGGCAGCGTCAGATCATGCATCAAATGGACAATCTAAATAATCTTCTTCGGGGTGGTATAGGGGAAAGGTCTCAGCAAACAAGAATCAACAACAAGAGCATAGTTACAGATTTGAATTACGTTGGAGCGAGTATTGTAGTGGTAGTTGCAGTTGGTTGTTTGGGGATCTTTTTGACCCGAAAGTGA
- the LOC131620482 gene encoding inorganic pyrophosphatase TTM2-like isoform X2, whose translation MANDTSSCDFHNKRLGLLKDQVHLVKRKDSNRYEIAAIQDQLSFEKGFFIVIRACQLLAQKNDGIILVGVAGPSGAGKTIFTEKILNFMPSVAVISMDNYNDASRIVDGNFDDPRLTDYDTLLQNLQDLKEGKTVQVPIYDFKSSSRVGYRTVEPPTSNIVIIEGIYALSEKLRTLLDLRVSVTGGVHLDLVKRVIRDIQRAGQEPEEIIHQISETVYPMYKAFIEPDLKTAHIKITNKFNPFTGFQSPTYILKSAKTVAVDQIKAVLSEDCLETTEQTYDIYLLPPGEDPETCQSYLRMRNKDGKYSLMFEEWVTDNPFVISPRITFEVSVRLLGGLMALGYTIATILKRNSHVFSDDKVCVKLDWLEQLNRHYVQVQGRDRLVLKEIGDQLGLEGSYIPRTYIEQIQLERLVNEVMALPEDLKTKLSLDEDLVSSPKEALSRASADRVAMRNENMRSGLSQSYTSQRDKNAAKVNGYFTNNRGFGERNSDSSTTQLNQLSEQISALNDRMDEFTNRIEELNSKLTIRNKSPSQPNMLAQAEVCNGSAPTSYFINSLGNGSITGYKMPHSSSTSQLNKESPLIDEISGITRGQRQIMHQMDNLNNLLRGGIGERSQQTRINNKSIVTDLNYVGASIVVVVAVGCLGIFLTRK comes from the exons ATGGCAAATGATACTTCAAGTTGTGATTTTCATAATAAACGTCTTGGTCTTTTAAAAGATCAAGTTCATTTGGTGAAAAGGAAGGATTCTAATCGCTATGAGATTGCTGCGATACAAGATCAACTATCATTTGAGAAGGGGTTTTTTATAGTCATTCGTGCGTGCCAATTGTTAGCACAAAAGAATGATGGAATAATATTGGTTGGGGTGGCGGGTCCTTCGGGAGCGGGGAAGACTATATTTACTGAAAAGATACTCAATTTCATGCCTAGTGTTGCTGTTATTTCAATGGATAATTACAATGATGCTAGTCGAATTGTTGATGGAAACTTCGATG ATCCACGCTTAACTGACTATGACACATTGCTCCAGAATTTACAAGATTTGAAGGAAGGAAAGACTGTCCAGGTTCCGATATACGATTTCAAGTCCAGTTCACGCGTAGGATACAG GACTGTAGAACCCCCGACTTCCAATATTGTGATTATAGAAGGTATCTATGCCTTGAGTGAGAAGTTGCGAACTTTGCTGGACCTTCGAGTTTCTGTTACAGGTGGAGTTCACCTTGACCTTGTAAAGCGAGTTATACGTGACATTCAACGTGCTGGCCAAGAGCCTGAAGAAATCATTCATCAAATATCTGAGACG GTATATCCTATGTATAAGGCTTTCATTGAGCCAGATCTCAAGACCGCGCATATAAAAATCACCAACAAATTTAATCCATTTACTGGATTCCAGAGCCCGACTTACATATTAAAG TCAGCAAAGACTGTAGCAGTTGACCAAATTAAAGCTGTTCTCTCTGAAGATTGTCTGGAAACAACTGAGCAAACTTATGATATATATCTTCTACCTCCTGGTGAAGATCCAGAAACATGCCAATCGTATTTAAGGATGCGAAACAAGGATGGGAAATACAGTCTTATGTTTGAG GAATGGGTGACAGACAATCCCTTTGTCATATCGCCGAGAATTACTTTTGAGGTCAGTGTGCGCCTCCTTGGTGGACTAATGGCCTTGGGATACACGATAGCTACTATCCTTAAGAGAAACAGCCATGTCTTTTCTGATGATAAGGTTTGTGTGAAACTAGATTGGCTTGAGCAACTTAATCGACATTATGTTCAG GTACAAGGGAGAGATCGCTTAGTTTTGAAAGAGATTGGAGATCAGCTGGGTCTCGAAGGTTCCTACATTCCTCGTACTTACATTGAGCAAATTCAACTTGAAAGGCTTGTGAATGAGGTTATG GCTCTACCAGAAGATTTGAAGACAAAGCTCAGCCTGGATGAGGATTTGGTTTCAAGCCCCAAAGAAGCACTTTCTAGAGCTTCTGCTGACAGGGTTGCCATGAGAAATGAGAATATGAGAAG TGGATTGTCACAGTCATATACAAGTCAAAGGGACAAAAATGCAGCCAAAGTTAATGGATATTTTACCAACAATCGAGGATTTGGTGAAAGAAATTCAGATTCCTCCACAACACAATTAAATCAG CTTTCAGAACAGATTTCCGCCCTCAATGATAGAATGGATGAATTTACAAATCGGATTGAAGAGCTGAATAGCAAGCTGACCATTAGAAATAAGTCTCCAAGCCAACCAAATATGTTAGCTCAAGCCGAAGTCTGCAATGGTTCTGCTCCCACGTCTTACTTCATCAACAGTTTGGGCAATGGTAGCATAACTGGTTATAAGATGCCACATTCCTCGTCTACATCCCAATTAAATAAGGAGTCTCCCTTAATAGATGAG ATATCGGGCATCACACGTGGGCAGCGTCAGATCATGCATCAAATGGACAATCTAAATAATCTTCTTCGGGGTGGTATAGGGGAAAGGTCTCAGCAAACAAGAATCAACAACAAGAGCATAGTTACAGATTTGAATTACGTTGGAGCGAGTATTGTAGTGGTAGTTGCAGTTGGTTGTTTGGGGATCTTTTTGACCCGAAAGTGA
- the LOC131620482 gene encoding inorganic pyrophosphatase TTM2-like isoform X3, whose amino-acid sequence MMLVELLMETSMNLQDLKEGKTVQVPIYDFKSSSRVGYRTVEPPTSNIVIIEGIYALSEKLRTLLDLRVSVTGGVHLDLVKRVIRDIQRAGQEPEEIIHQISETVYPMYKAFIEPDLKTAHIKITNKFNPFTGFQSPTYILKSAKTVAVDQIKAVLSEDCLETTEQTYDIYLLPPGEDPETCQSYLRMRNKDGKYSLMFEEWVTDNPFVISPRITFEVSVRLLGGLMALGYTIATILKRNSHVFSDDKVCVKLDWLEQLNRHYVQVQGRDRLVLKEIGDQLGLEGSYIPRTYIEQIQLERLVNEVMALPEDLKTKLSLDEDLVSSPKEALSRASADRVAMRNENMRSGLSQSYTSQRDKNAAKVNGYFTNNRGFGERNSDSSTTQLNQRAISQLSEQISALNDRMDEFTNRIEELNSKLTIRNKSPSQPNMLAQAEVCNGSAPTSYFINSLGNGSITGYKMPHSSSTSQLNKESPLIDEISGITRGQRQIMHQMDNLNNLLRGGIGERSQQTRINNKSIVTDLNYVGASIVVVVAVGCLGIFLTRK is encoded by the exons ATGATGCTAGTCGAATTGTTGATGGAAACTTCGATG AATTTACAAGATTTGAAGGAAGGAAAGACTGTCCAGGTTCCGATATACGATTTCAAGTCCAGTTCACGCGTAGGATACAG GACTGTAGAACCCCCGACTTCCAATATTGTGATTATAGAAGGTATCTATGCCTTGAGTGAGAAGTTGCGAACTTTGCTGGACCTTCGAGTTTCTGTTACAGGTGGAGTTCACCTTGACCTTGTAAAGCGAGTTATACGTGACATTCAACGTGCTGGCCAAGAGCCTGAAGAAATCATTCATCAAATATCTGAGACG GTATATCCTATGTATAAGGCTTTCATTGAGCCAGATCTCAAGACCGCGCATATAAAAATCACCAACAAATTTAATCCATTTACTGGATTCCAGAGCCCGACTTACATATTAAAG TCAGCAAAGACTGTAGCAGTTGACCAAATTAAAGCTGTTCTCTCTGAAGATTGTCTGGAAACAACTGAGCAAACTTATGATATATATCTTCTACCTCCTGGTGAAGATCCAGAAACATGCCAATCGTATTTAAGGATGCGAAACAAGGATGGGAAATACAGTCTTATGTTTGAG GAATGGGTGACAGACAATCCCTTTGTCATATCGCCGAGAATTACTTTTGAGGTCAGTGTGCGCCTCCTTGGTGGACTAATGGCCTTGGGATACACGATAGCTACTATCCTTAAGAGAAACAGCCATGTCTTTTCTGATGATAAGGTTTGTGTGAAACTAGATTGGCTTGAGCAACTTAATCGACATTATGTTCAG GTACAAGGGAGAGATCGCTTAGTTTTGAAAGAGATTGGAGATCAGCTGGGTCTCGAAGGTTCCTACATTCCTCGTACTTACATTGAGCAAATTCAACTTGAAAGGCTTGTGAATGAGGTTATG GCTCTACCAGAAGATTTGAAGACAAAGCTCAGCCTGGATGAGGATTTGGTTTCAAGCCCCAAAGAAGCACTTTCTAGAGCTTCTGCTGACAGGGTTGCCATGAGAAATGAGAATATGAGAAG TGGATTGTCACAGTCATATACAAGTCAAAGGGACAAAAATGCAGCCAAAGTTAATGGATATTTTACCAACAATCGAGGATTTGGTGAAAGAAATTCAGATTCCTCCACAACACAATTAAATCAG AGAGCCATTAGTCAGCTTTCAGAACAGATTTCCGCCCTCAATGATAGAATGGATGAATTTACAAATCGGATTGAAGAGCTGAATAGCAAGCTGACCATTAGAAATAAGTCTCCAAGCCAACCAAATATGTTAGCTCAAGCCGAAGTCTGCAATGGTTCTGCTCCCACGTCTTACTTCATCAACAGTTTGGGCAATGGTAGCATAACTGGTTATAAGATGCCACATTCCTCGTCTACATCCCAATTAAATAAGGAGTCTCCCTTAATAGATGAG ATATCGGGCATCACACGTGGGCAGCGTCAGATCATGCATCAAATGGACAATCTAAATAATCTTCTTCGGGGTGGTATAGGGGAAAGGTCTCAGCAAACAAGAATCAACAACAAGAGCATAGTTACAGATTTGAATTACGTTGGAGCGAGTATTGTAGTGGTAGTTGCAGTTGGTTGTTTGGGGATCTTTTTGACCCGAAAGTGA